The following are from one region of the Pseudodesulfovibrio piezophilus C1TLV30 genome:
- a CDS encoding two-component system sensor histidine kinase NtrB gives MLSSELNRDKRYIIGVIGDIPALLTFWQMFKEQSNVEALREIGVVAAALPGQSVLPELQDDADAIPTYASYRAMLDSHPEINMVIEATGRNALVHELRNYLSPSVTLVEKDAASFFIKLLTSDKMWVACKVDLLHTQNMLKTIIDQLDQEILFLDREGRVHDANKTVLDRMKASKKTLMGRNYCSIFSGVDSPECEYEKDPFARTLKTGEPAETVTNAVDSDGRMQYFRIYTYPIFDEDGAVNHVVAIRRDITQRTSMEHRLQQAEKLASIGELSTYMAHEIRNPLFTISGFANSLIRSESIDEKAREKLSIILDESKRLDTILKSLMNFTRPTEAQVAEVDLNELVTTTMNVMSLPCQNQDVTATIDLDETAAKVKANPDLIKQCLINLVKNSLEAMGSGGKLLVTTAMTTDYVVLTVEDTGHGIPLDIREKIFSPFFSTRGKGSGLGLAQTRKIVDEIGGNVELTSKEGVGTKVTLYLPPLLAVAEEDESE, from the coding sequence TTGCTGTCTTCAGAACTGAATCGCGATAAACGATACATTATTGGCGTCATCGGCGATATACCGGCTCTACTGACATTCTGGCAGATGTTCAAGGAGCAGAGTAATGTTGAAGCTCTCAGGGAGATAGGAGTAGTCGCCGCTGCGCTTCCGGGACAGAGCGTCCTTCCTGAGTTGCAGGATGACGCAGATGCCATCCCTACTTATGCGAGCTATCGGGCCATGCTGGATAGTCACCCTGAGATCAATATGGTCATCGAGGCGACCGGGCGCAATGCCCTTGTCCATGAATTACGCAATTATCTGTCTCCCAGCGTCACCCTGGTGGAGAAAGATGCTGCCAGCTTTTTTATCAAGCTCTTGACCTCGGATAAGATGTGGGTGGCATGCAAGGTTGACCTGCTACATACACAGAATATGCTCAAAACGATTATTGATCAGCTTGATCAGGAGATTCTCTTCCTTGATAGGGAAGGGCGGGTCCATGATGCCAACAAGACTGTTCTGGACCGTATGAAGGCCTCGAAAAAAACGCTCATGGGCCGGAACTATTGTTCCATTTTTTCCGGGGTGGACTCCCCGGAATGTGAATATGAGAAAGACCCCTTTGCCCGAACATTGAAAACAGGCGAACCGGCGGAAACCGTGACCAATGCGGTGGATAGTGACGGCCGGATGCAGTATTTCCGTATTTACACCTATCCGATCTTTGATGAGGATGGGGCAGTGAACCATGTGGTCGCGATCAGGCGTGACATTACACAACGAACATCCATGGAACATCGTCTTCAGCAGGCTGAGAAGCTTGCTTCCATCGGGGAACTTTCCACCTATATGGCGCATGAGATCAGGAATCCCCTCTTTACCATCAGCGGTTTTGCCAATTCATTGATCCGGTCCGAGAGTATAGATGAAAAGGCACGGGAAAAGCTTTCTATCATTTTGGATGAATCCAAACGGCTTGATACGATTCTGAAAAGCCTGATGAATTTTACCAGACCGACAGAAGCCCAGGTCGCTGAGGTCGATTTGAATGAACTGGTGACCACGACCATGAATGTCATGAGTCTGCCGTGTCAGAATCAGGATGTAACTGCGACGATCGATCTTGATGAGACAGCAGCCAAGGTCAAAGCCAACCCGGACCTGATCAAGCAGTGCCTTATCAATCTGGTTAAAAATAGTTTGGAGGCCATGGGAAGTGGAGGCAAATTGCTGGTGACCACGGCTATGACAACGGATTATGTTGTGCTGACGGTCGAGGATACAGGGCACGGCATTCCTCTGGATATTCGGGAGAAGATTTTCAGTCCGTTTTTTTCTACCAGAGGGAAAGGGTCGGGGCTTGGCCTCGCCCAGACTCGAAAGATCGTCGACGAGATTGGCGGCAACGTGGAACTCACGAGCAAGGAAGGAGTGGGGACCAAGGTCACTCTCTATCTTCCGCCTCTTCTTGCGGTTGCGGAAGAGGACGAGTCCGAGTAA
- the rimO gene encoding 30S ribosomal protein S12 methylthiotransferase RimO: protein MNQMSDFVIKVHTVSLGCPKNRVDTERLLGTLGQAMVPVESIAEADLTVINTCGFIQPAVEESVNTILDAIREVAESAETSNKTPLIAVAGCLVSRYGQDLKDELPEVDLWLNTEEIGLWPERVSRAFDAPMETDTPRRLSTAPSYAYLKISEGCSHNCHFCTIPSIRGPHTSWPVDVLVREAAELAKAVPEIIVVGQDSTAYASDLDNGDNLQRLVSGLAALSSLQWLRIMYLYPAGLTEKLLQFLKDIGDPFLPYFDIPLQHAHPDVLSSMGRPFARNPEKVIDRVRSFFPDAALRTTFIVGYPGETDAHFDHLMRFAEKTRFHHLGVFPYWAEDGTPAAAMDNQVDDAVKHYRRDALMELQGDISEEILEQYVGETLPVLIERPSPEWPGLYLGRTWFQAPEVDGVTYVSAPPDSELTLGSIVNVGIEKADTYDLSGLV, encoded by the coding sequence ATGAATCAAATGTCCGATTTCGTGATAAAAGTACATACGGTCAGTCTTGGCTGCCCCAAAAACAGAGTCGACACCGAACGATTGCTCGGCACCCTCGGGCAGGCCATGGTCCCGGTTGAATCCATTGCCGAGGCAGACCTCACCGTCATCAACACATGCGGCTTCATCCAACCCGCTGTGGAAGAATCCGTCAATACGATCCTTGATGCAATCCGCGAAGTTGCCGAATCCGCAGAAACATCAAATAAAACTCCTCTGATAGCGGTTGCGGGATGTCTTGTCAGCCGCTACGGACAGGATCTCAAGGATGAACTCCCTGAAGTGGACCTCTGGCTGAACACGGAGGAAATCGGCCTCTGGCCCGAGAGAGTCTCCCGTGCTTTCGATGCGCCCATGGAGACTGACACGCCCAGGAGACTTTCCACCGCACCAAGCTATGCCTACCTCAAAATCAGTGAAGGATGTTCACACAACTGTCATTTCTGTACCATCCCGTCCATTCGCGGTCCGCACACAAGCTGGCCCGTGGACGTCCTTGTCAGGGAAGCTGCCGAACTGGCGAAAGCCGTGCCGGAGATCATAGTGGTCGGCCAGGACTCCACCGCCTACGCATCGGACCTCGACAATGGAGACAACCTGCAACGCCTGGTTTCCGGCCTGGCAGCACTTTCTTCGCTCCAATGGCTCCGCATCATGTACCTGTACCCTGCCGGGTTGACGGAAAAACTTTTGCAATTCCTCAAAGACATCGGCGACCCCTTTCTTCCCTACTTCGACATCCCACTCCAGCACGCCCATCCGGACGTCCTTTCTTCCATGGGACGCCCTTTTGCCCGCAATCCGGAAAAAGTCATTGATCGCGTTCGTTCCTTCTTCCCGGATGCGGCCCTACGCACGACCTTCATCGTCGGCTACCCCGGAGAAACAGATGCCCACTTCGATCACCTCATGCGTTTTGCCGAAAAGACCCGCTTCCACCATCTCGGCGTCTTTCCCTACTGGGCCGAAGACGGCACACCGGCAGCCGCCATGGACAATCAGGTGGATGATGCCGTCAAACACTATCGACGCGACGCCCTCATGGAACTGCAAGGCGACATCAGCGAAGAGATTCTGGAGCAGTATGTTGGCGAGACCCTTCCCGTCCTTATCGAACGCCCTTCACCGGAATGGCCAGGTCTCTATCTCGGCCGTACATGGTTTCAGGCTCCGGAAGTCGATGGAGTCACCTATGTCAGTGCACCACCGGACAGCGAACTGACCCTTGGCTCCATCGTCAATGTGGGAATTGAAAAAGCTGACACCTATGATCTTTCAGGGTTGGTCTAA
- a CDS encoding 3'-5' exonuclease, with the protein MPSTIDNTRFVAIDFETADSKRDSACAVGLVVVENGEIVAREYRLIRPPRKKFNPYCVRVHGIYWEDVCDQPTFGSLWPELEPVFHGADFIVAHNASFDKSVLHTCCRDTGWDAPHQPFLCTVQLSRKTWELPSNKLPRVCEHLGISLDHHHAASDAEACALIAVSGLRENPAFLKKVLP; encoded by the coding sequence ATGCCCTCAACAATAGACAATACCCGCTTTGTCGCCATTGATTTTGAAACAGCCGATTCCAAACGCGACAGTGCCTGCGCTGTCGGGCTTGTGGTCGTCGAAAATGGCGAAATAGTGGCCCGCGAATATCGCCTCATTCGACCACCCCGAAAAAAATTCAACCCCTACTGCGTCCGCGTCCATGGCATTTACTGGGAAGATGTCTGTGATCAACCGACCTTCGGCTCTCTCTGGCCTGAACTGGAACCCGTCTTTCACGGTGCGGATTTCATCGTGGCGCACAATGCCTCCTTCGATAAATCCGTCCTCCATACATGTTGCCGTGATACGGGTTGGGATGCCCCACACCAGCCTTTTCTCTGTACAGTCCAGCTTTCGCGCAAGACATGGGAACTGCCCTCCAACAAGCTCCCCAGGGTTTGTGAGCATCTCGGCATTTCCCTGGACCACCACCATGCGGCATCGGATGCAGAGGCCTGTGCCCTCATCGCCGTGAGCGGCCTGCGCGAAAACCCGGCCTTTCTAAAAAAGGTTCTCCCGTAA
- a CDS encoding FAD-binding and (Fe-S)-binding domain-containing protein, with amino-acid sequence MLSAPYDSIYEEFKTIIPEERIYTDALRTMAYGTDASFYRLIPKIVVDTDCEDEIVQLLRIIDRHGVAVTFRAAGTSLSGQAISDSILIRMSEEWRNFEILDDATKIALDPGIIGSHANRILAPHGKKIGPDPASIDTCKIGGIVANNASGMCCGVAENSYKTLDSMRIVMADGTILDTGDPQSRKCFAQTHGALLEGLACLRERVIEDESLASLIRKKFKIKNTTGYSLNAIVDFEDPFDILQHLLVGSEGTLAFISKVVYRTVVEHPHKASALMRFPNIESACQAAHICRKEKVAAAELMDRASLASVQDKDGMPEGLASLAPEASALLVEVRAASEAELQQKIDAILGAVKELPAVIPHEFTAIPAEFNVLWNVRRGLFPAVGAVRKAGTTVIIEDVAFPTEKLAEATLDLQALFKKNGYDNAIIFGHALEGNLHFVFTQDFNVQKEIDRYATFMDDVTDMVANKYKGSLKAEHGTGRNMAHFVELEWGRDAYKLMEDIKELFDPKGLLNPGVILNEDPEAHLKDLKPLPVAHDIIDRCIECGFCEPTCPSRELTLTPRQRIVTYRELSRVQAEGTDFPDALEQFKKSFDYEGEATCAADGLCALRCPVSIDTGKFIKVYRSWARGTWEKAVASLAAKGFGPTTRFIEVDLKLAGVAHDVLGDKVMDTVTGALHTYSGKHIPRWNTSMPRVVQQGTHPETPRSALKVVYFPSCVARHMGVEKHDPDKTELRDHTLSILTKAGYEVIYPDKMNTLCCGQPWESKGFMEQADKKLAELEVALRAASEDGKYPILCDTSPCLYRMQEHIKGLTLMEPIQFALTHLLDKLELTPVNKRVALHVTCSSRKMGLADTMADLARRCAREVVVPDDIYCCGFAGDRGFNYPELNEAALNRLSEQLEGCTVGYSTSRTCEIGLSLHGKVPYKNIMFLLDEASWPKA; translated from the coding sequence ATGTTATCTGCACCATATGATAGTATCTATGAGGAGTTCAAGACCATTATCCCTGAAGAGCGGATATACACCGATGCGCTACGCACCATGGCCTATGGCACGGATGCCAGTTTTTATCGGTTGATCCCGAAAATTGTGGTCGATACCGACTGTGAGGACGAGATTGTCCAGCTTCTCAGAATTATCGATCGGCATGGGGTGGCGGTGACTTTTCGTGCGGCCGGAACATCCTTGTCCGGTCAGGCCATCAGCGATTCCATCCTTATTCGCATGAGTGAGGAATGGCGGAATTTCGAAATTCTGGATGATGCAACGAAGATAGCCCTAGATCCCGGCATCATCGGGAGTCATGCCAACCGGATATTGGCTCCTCATGGCAAGAAGATCGGACCTGATCCTGCGAGTATCGATACCTGCAAGATTGGTGGTATCGTGGCGAACAATGCCTCTGGGATGTGCTGCGGCGTGGCGGAAAACTCCTACAAGACTCTTGATTCAATGCGTATTGTCATGGCGGACGGGACCATTCTTGATACAGGGGATCCCCAGAGTCGAAAATGTTTTGCCCAGACGCATGGAGCTTTATTGGAGGGGCTGGCCTGCTTAAGGGAACGGGTGATCGAGGATGAATCTCTGGCCTCACTCATTCGCAAGAAGTTCAAGATCAAGAATACCACCGGCTACAGCCTCAACGCCATCGTGGATTTTGAAGATCCTTTCGATATCCTGCAGCATTTGCTGGTCGGTTCCGAAGGGACGCTCGCTTTCATTTCCAAGGTCGTCTATCGCACCGTGGTTGAACACCCGCACAAGGCCTCTGCCCTGATGCGTTTTCCGAATATCGAGTCAGCCTGTCAGGCCGCCCACATCTGCCGCAAGGAGAAAGTCGCCGCTGCCGAGCTTATGGACCGGGCATCCCTGGCCTCGGTTCAGGACAAGGACGGCATGCCCGAGGGGCTCGCATCGCTCGCGCCCGAAGCTAGTGCTCTGCTTGTGGAGGTCCGTGCTGCCTCTGAAGCGGAATTGCAACAGAAGATCGATGCCATTCTCGGGGCAGTCAAGGAACTCCCGGCAGTAATCCCTCATGAGTTTACGGCCATACCCGCTGAATTCAACGTGCTGTGGAATGTCCGGCGTGGGTTGTTCCCTGCTGTTGGAGCCGTGCGCAAGGCCGGGACGACCGTCATCATTGAAGATGTGGCTTTCCCCACTGAAAAACTGGCAGAAGCGACCCTTGATCTGCAGGCTCTGTTCAAGAAAAACGGGTATGATAATGCAATTATCTTCGGCCATGCCCTGGAGGGAAACCTGCACTTCGTGTTTACTCAGGATTTCAATGTTCAGAAGGAAATCGACCGTTACGCGACCTTCATGGATGATGTCACTGACATGGTGGCCAACAAATACAAAGGGTCGCTCAAGGCGGAACACGGCACCGGGCGCAACATGGCTCACTTTGTGGAGTTGGAATGGGGGCGCGATGCTTATAAACTCATGGAAGATATCAAGGAGCTTTTTGACCCCAAGGGATTGCTCAACCCCGGCGTCATTCTCAATGAAGACCCGGAAGCACACCTCAAGGATCTCAAGCCGCTGCCAGTGGCCCATGACATTATCGACCGTTGCATCGAGTGTGGATTCTGCGAACCGACATGTCCGTCAAGGGAGCTGACGCTGACTCCGCGTCAACGTATCGTGACGTATCGGGAGCTTTCCCGAGTCCAGGCAGAAGGGACCGACTTCCCGGATGCCCTTGAGCAGTTCAAGAAGAGCTTCGACTACGAGGGAGAGGCCACCTGCGCCGCTGATGGGTTGTGCGCTCTGCGGTGCCCGGTTTCCATCGACACAGGTAAATTTATCAAGGTGTACCGTTCATGGGCTCGTGGTACATGGGAAAAAGCAGTTGCCTCACTGGCGGCCAAAGGATTTGGGCCTACGACCCGGTTCATTGAAGTGGACCTCAAGCTTGCTGGTGTGGCTCATGATGTGCTTGGAGACAAGGTCATGGATACAGTGACCGGAGCTTTGCATACCTACTCCGGCAAACATATCCCTCGCTGGAATACTTCCATGCCGCGTGTCGTGCAGCAAGGCACGCATCCTGAAACGCCTCGGAGTGCGCTCAAAGTTGTCTATTTCCCCAGTTGTGTCGCCCGACATATGGGGGTGGAAAAACATGACCCGGATAAGACCGAATTGCGGGATCATACCCTCAGCATCCTGACCAAAGCAGGATACGAAGTCATTTATCCAGACAAGATGAATACGCTTTGTTGCGGTCAGCCGTGGGAGAGCAAAGGGTTCATGGAACAGGCCGACAAGAAATTGGCCGAACTTGAGGTTGCTTTGCGTGCAGCCAGCGAGGATGGAAAGTATCCCATTCTTTGTGACACCAGCCCTTGTCTGTACCGGATGCAGGAGCACATCAAGGGATTGACCTTGATGGAGCCGATTCAGTTTGCCTTGACTCATCTGCTCGATAAGTTGGAATTGACACCGGTGAATAAGCGTGTTGCCCTGCATGTGACCTGCTCCTCGCGCAAGATGGGGCTTGCAGATACCATGGCTGATCTCGCCCGGCGTTGCGCCCGCGAAGTCGTGGTGCCGGACGATATCTACTGCTGTGGATTTGCGGGAGACCGTGGTTTCAACTATCCTGAACTGAACGAGGCGGCTCTGAATCGCCTTTCTGAGCAACTCGAGGGATGTACCGTCGGGTACTCGACGTCTCGGACATGTGAAATAGGTCTCTCTCTGCACGGTAAGGTACCGTATAAAAACATTATGTTCCTGCTTGATGAAGCCAGTTGGCCCAAGGCGTAG
- the cobM gene encoding precorrin-4 C(11)-methyltransferase → MHDSKVYFIGAGPGDPELITVKGQRLIAEADLVLYAGSLVPQAVVAGAGKNARVVDSAPLNLEETHAVMMETLASGGGVARVHTGDPSLYGAIREQMALLDRDGITYSVIPGVTAGFAAAAAACRSFTIPEVTQTLIFTRLAGRTPVPEAENLRALAAHGAAMCIYLSAGDPEGLQHELEKGGLSPQTAIAMAYRVGWPEERLILTELGALAQTARENELTRQTVFLVLPGQGKLDAGEARSLLYDAGFEHGYRKP, encoded by the coding sequence ATGCACGATTCCAAAGTCTATTTCATAGGAGCCGGCCCAGGTGACCCGGAACTCATTACGGTCAAGGGGCAGCGGCTGATCGCTGAGGCCGACCTTGTTCTCTATGCGGGCTCGTTGGTCCCTCAAGCCGTGGTCGCCGGAGCCGGCAAAAACGCCCGCGTGGTTGATTCAGCTCCCCTCAACCTCGAGGAAACCCACGCTGTGATGATGGAAACCCTGGCTTCGGGGGGGGGAGTCGCTCGCGTGCATACAGGCGATCCATCTCTCTACGGAGCCATTCGAGAACAAATGGCTCTTCTCGATCGCGATGGGATCACCTACTCGGTGATCCCCGGCGTCACAGCCGGTTTTGCAGCTGCGGCTGCGGCCTGCCGTTCATTCACCATCCCGGAAGTGACACAGACACTCATTTTCACTCGGCTGGCCGGAAGGACCCCCGTACCCGAGGCCGAGAATCTTCGTGCTTTGGCAGCACATGGGGCCGCCATGTGCATCTATCTTTCCGCCGGAGACCCGGAGGGTCTCCAACATGAATTGGAAAAGGGAGGACTGTCACCACAGACAGCCATTGCCATGGCATACAGAGTTGGCTGGCCAGAGGAACGTCTCATCCTGACAGAACTGGGGGCATTGGCCCAAACTGCCAGAGAAAATGAATTGACCCGACAGACCGTTTTTCTGGTCCTGCCCGGACAGGGGAAGCTGGATGCTGGAGAAGCCAGGTCGCTTCTGTACGACGCGGGATTCGAACATGGATACAGAAAACCCTGA
- a CDS encoding transporter substrate-binding domain-containing protein, which produces MKLKLIMPRFLLFCMLLQLLPAMGRAAPTPLEEYREHGVTIVSSPEFQPIYFRNNEGKPVGLLVDYWKKWSEKTGIPVRFKAAPWKETMEMVIKGQADIHAGLVNMPERRALLDFSDPIMPVTTMLIVKGEDSHISKKRIYAGGTVGVISKSHPVTFFRNIYPSVKLHIFDNHKQLMDALAEDRLDAIVMDYPSFRFQNAKRETPIQAGISDILTTVLLHAGVGKGNETLLWIINDGFSKIKDSERERLKSRWFITEVHGHDWPTILAWASAIACAMGIALFFLFQIKPGHTLQKK; this is translated from the coding sequence ATGAAACTGAAATTGATCATGCCCCGTTTTCTCTTGTTCTGTATGCTCCTCCAGTTGCTGCCAGCAATGGGAAGAGCCGCACCCACGCCTCTGGAGGAATACCGGGAGCACGGTGTTACCATTGTCAGCAGCCCCGAATTTCAACCCATTTATTTTCGAAACAATGAAGGCAAACCCGTCGGGCTTCTCGTTGACTACTGGAAAAAATGGTCTGAAAAAACAGGCATTCCTGTCCGTTTCAAGGCTGCTCCCTGGAAAGAAACAATGGAAATGGTCATCAAAGGCCAGGCCGACATCCACGCCGGACTTGTGAATATGCCTGAACGACGTGCCCTGCTCGACTTCTCCGATCCCATCATGCCGGTCACCACCATGCTGATAGTCAAAGGGGAAGATAGTCACATCAGTAAAAAGCGCATCTATGCAGGGGGAACAGTCGGCGTTATCAGCAAATCACATCCTGTCACTTTTTTTCGAAACATCTATCCTTCAGTCAAACTCCACATTTTCGACAACCACAAGCAACTCATGGATGCTCTTGCCGAGGACAGGCTTGATGCCATTGTCATGGACTACCCCTCGTTCAGATTTCAAAATGCCAAGCGGGAAACACCAATTCAAGCAGGCATCAGTGATATCCTGACCACTGTTCTTTTGCACGCAGGGGTGGGAAAAGGAAACGAAACCCTGCTCTGGATCATCAACGACGGCTTCTCAAAAATCAAGGACAGCGAACGGGAGCGACTCAAAAGCAGATGGTTCATCACGGAAGTTCACGGCCATGACTGGCCGACCATTCTGGCCTGGGCAAGTGCGATTGCATGCGCCATGGGGATCGCTCTGTTTTTCCTTTTTCAAATAAAGCCAGGCCATACGCTGCAAAAGAAATAA
- a CDS encoding secondary thiamine-phosphate synthase enzyme YjbQ, whose translation MEQIHITTHVHEEMIDITGTVRTLLKTEGWKDGALLLYCPHTTGAITVNEGADPDVVRDITVNLRKLIPHHGDYLHAEGNSDAHIKSSLFGCDQLVIVEGGKIRLGTWQKIYFCEFDGPRTRSLWVQFLPS comes from the coding sequence ATGGAACAAATCCATATCACAACCCATGTCCATGAAGAAATGATTGATATCACGGGGACAGTCAGAACTCTCCTCAAGACAGAAGGGTGGAAGGACGGAGCGCTGCTCCTGTACTGCCCACACACCACCGGAGCCATCACCGTCAATGAAGGCGCAGACCCTGACGTGGTCAGGGATATCACGGTGAACTTGCGAAAACTGATACCGCACCATGGCGATTATCTTCACGCTGAAGGCAATTCCGATGCCCACATCAAGTCGAGCCTGTTTGGCTGCGATCAACTCGTCATTGTCGAGGGCGGTAAAATCAGGCTTGGGACATGGCAAAAAATTTATTTCTGTGAATTTGACGGCCCACGAACTCGCTCTCTCTGGGTCCAATTCCTGCCGTCATGA
- a CDS encoding mechanosensitive ion channel family protein → MFADLNLIGYLGGVTLVAIIVYFWLHSRVTSFKDSRVSRISALVREPETTAAMPTEVLSDKEERQEQRQMIKGVKSRFTIIRRTLIISIIVVWILALILPFIGRLPSTLLSIVIAVSTAVIGIAARPLVENMISGIVISFSKQLRVGDTLMMDSQYGTVEDISITHTKIKTWDWKRYVIPNSRMLNKEFINLTLNDTLLWAYLEFSVSYEADLDEVSEIAIRVARESEHHNEQEPPQFWVMRMDKESVVCWVAAWADSPAEAWNLKSDIAINLIRQFRENGITAHTSYVDFRQGRTFPTDSSAS, encoded by the coding sequence ATGTTTGCTGATTTGAATCTCATCGGGTATCTTGGTGGTGTCACCCTTGTCGCCATTATCGTTTATTTTTGGCTTCATTCTCGTGTCACTTCGTTCAAGGACAGCCGGGTCTCCCGTATCAGCGCCTTGGTCAGAGAGCCGGAAACCACCGCTGCCATGCCGACCGAGGTGTTGAGCGACAAGGAAGAGCGCCAGGAACAGCGCCAGATGATCAAGGGAGTTAAATCCCGCTTCACCATTATCAGAAGAACCCTGATTATCAGTATTATCGTGGTGTGGATTCTGGCTCTGATCCTTCCTTTTATCGGGCGTCTGCCCAGCACACTGCTCTCCATTGTCATCGCAGTGTCCACGGCCGTCATTGGTATTGCGGCCCGTCCCCTGGTGGAAAACATGATCTCCGGCATCGTTATCAGTTTTTCAAAACAGCTTCGGGTTGGTGATACCCTGATGATGGATTCGCAGTACGGCACGGTCGAGGATATTTCCATTACTCATACCAAGATCAAGACATGGGATTGGAAACGGTATGTCATCCCGAACAGCCGCATGTTGAACAAGGAATTCATCAATCTGACGCTCAACGATACTTTGCTGTGGGCTTATCTCGAATTTTCCGTGTCCTACGAAGCTGATTTGGATGAAGTCAGTGAGATCGCCATTCGGGTTGCACGCGAAAGTGAGCATCACAATGAGCAGGAGCCGCCTCAGTTCTGGGTGATGCGCATGGATAAGGAGAGTGTGGTCTGCTGGGTGGCGGCCTGGGCCGATTCCCCGGCAGAGGCCTGGAATCTCAAGAGTGATATTGCTATCAATCTGATCCGGCAGTTCAGGGAAAACGGTATCACGGCACACACATCATACGTGGACTTCCGACAAGGGCGTACCTTTCCGACAGATTCGTCCGCTTCATGA
- the truA gene encoding tRNA pseudouridine(38-40) synthase TruA codes for MTRIRLTLAYDGTDFSGWQLQPHDRTVQGDLEKALGRILGHSPRVHGSGRTDSGVHAMGQVCHFDCPPERADIPWQRALNSMLPTDIRVLESARVPEMFHARYSATGKIYEYVLWHTREFCLPQRRRFVWACGSVDYSLMLAGADALLGEHDFAAFQNVGTPVKSTVRTVSDISFRTGLSEHETVWRFEANGFLKQMVRNIVGCLVACGRGRITPQEVRGLLKGRNRMAAPATAPPQGLSLASVLYSSEK; via the coding sequence TTGACCCGTATTCGACTGACCCTTGCCTATGACGGCACCGATTTTTCAGGATGGCAACTCCAACCGCACGACAGGACTGTCCAAGGCGATTTGGAGAAGGCGCTTGGCCGCATCCTGGGCCATTCCCCACGAGTCCATGGCTCGGGGCGAACCGATTCCGGTGTCCATGCCATGGGGCAGGTCTGCCATTTCGACTGTCCCCCAGAACGCGCGGATATTCCCTGGCAACGCGCTTTGAACTCCATGCTTCCAACGGATATTCGTGTCCTTGAGAGCGCACGGGTTCCCGAGATGTTTCATGCCCGTTATTCGGCTACCGGAAAAATTTACGAATATGTCCTTTGGCATACGCGGGAGTTCTGTCTTCCGCAGCGACGCAGGTTTGTCTGGGCGTGCGGCTCGGTCGATTATTCTCTCATGCTTGCCGGAGCCGATGCTCTGCTGGGTGAACATGATTTTGCCGCATTCCAAAATGTGGGAACCCCGGTCAAGTCTACAGTGCGGACCGTGTCCGATATTTCCTTCCGTACCGGTTTGTCCGAACATGAAACAGTCTGGCGGTTCGAGGCAAACGGGTTTCTCAAGCAAATGGTGCGCAATATTGTGGGCTGTCTTGTGGCATGCGGGCGGGGCAGGATTACTCCTCAAGAAGTGCGAGGGCTGCTCAAGGGAAGAAATCGCATGGCAGCTCCAGCCACAGCACCGCCACAGGGGTTGTCACTTGCCTCGGTCCTTTATTCTTCGGAAAAATAA
- a CDS encoding TerC family protein: MFEGLLTLENLIALITLVGLEIVLGIDNIVFVVVVTNKLPEASRAMARRLGIGLAMVTRIALLLAISAIMGLTAPLFTVFGHIVSGRDLVLLIGGVFLLAKATHEIHDTMEESGAKDGHVRSQYSFLSAIAQIMLLDLVFSLDSVITAVGMAQHLGVMVSAIVVAVLVMLLFAGSVSAFVSDHPTVQMLAFSFLLLVGIFLMAEGLHKHIDRGYIYFAMGFSLFVEFLNLRVKKARAARK; encoded by the coding sequence ATGTTTGAAGGACTGTTGACCCTGGAGAATCTTATCGCGCTGATCACCCTGGTCGGGCTGGAGATCGTCCTCGGCATAGACAATATCGTCTTTGTCGTGGTGGTCACCAACAAACTGCCAGAAGCGTCGCGAGCCATGGCAAGACGCCTGGGAATCGGCCTGGCCATGGTGACCCGTATTGCCCTGTTGCTTGCCATTTCCGCTATCATGGGGCTGACGGCACCGTTGTTCACAGTCTTCGGGCATATCGTGTCTGGTCGGGACCTTGTGCTGTTGATTGGCGGGGTGTTCCTGCTTGCCAAGGCAACCCACGAGATTCACGATACAATGGAGGAGTCCGGAGCCAAGGACGGGCATGTCCGGTCACAATATTCCTTTCTCAGTGCCATTGCTCAGATCATGCTGCTTGATCTTGTCTTCTCCCTGGATTCGGTCATCACGGCTGTGGGGATGGCCCAGCACCTTGGCGTCATGGTCTCAGCCATTGTGGTGGCTGTGTTGGTCATGCTGCTCTTTGCCGGATCGGTGAGTGCATTTGTTTCCGATCATCCCACGGTGCAAATGCTCGCGTTTTCCTTCCTCCTGCTGGTGGGGATTTTTCTCATGGCCGAAGGGTTGCATAAGCACATCGATCGCGGCTACATCTACTTCGCCATGGGATTTTCCCTGTTTGTGGAATTTTTGAACCTGAGGGTGAAGAAAGCACGCGCGGCACGGAAGTGA